Proteins encoded by one window of Bactrocera oleae isolate idBacOlea1 chromosome 4, idBacOlea1, whole genome shotgun sequence:
- the GEFmeso gene encoding uncharacterized protein GEFmeso isoform X1 has protein sequence MLQIKSRKINANLTCSSEGYHLGMSIRDLTGSSTELAPSLLGIYDTLTSALEASNKNTNNNTNNNNNNNSNINQHSSSGEKIKISEYGDDNACSIDVHANGNVSVASNHSDSPTLSNKSSRSSSISAEEKLSGEYSYHIDGHNNNIKNNCTDSNRNKSNWHAVGEEQQQPSPSPSPALPKRQLNEHLPVAETTLSASTDSGFGGGRNTALALLNLAYSNSHNNSYNSVHNHSIKHSYSESSRSLNSLSSSSSCSQRSSSSGSSSGCQNSPTGSRLSRETPILHSSGSSGSLNSPSKHRNQIRILSPNVQRIITHSDAERVETVDIDALQQQPAHVTSPLQSPALHHRYVKKAPPPSATSTPNSIHKVKLSHIPLSKITGKLTQSGNELVETFDSSSEYLDALNFHSYSEAKPARCLKKPPTPAIVSIPCLEGSTGDGEITPTNKNTLAIKSNDSLGAFNFSTNYKLSLPNYERQESIKLIEMEQLATTSQMLTAACAPPPPTSLTQAVEHQQNHNHNNNNINNNNNTSTTLNTPPPIPSKEFIATAPLSPSDFVETLNYPLITKDLASLTLSEKDTMNSSMTSVELIEAINKPVISKPLVRSSSAACASTVSGSPMLTYARSKSLAAKANTLGGAVPIKLPTAQQLEELEEASKMSAESLDRLTDIKSKFSPKESRKGGPMLPDIAKLKHRPLSSSSICSTSSSSSSGSDHLNGKLATSYLASVESLADQSENELMDPHSGMSVLERAMLEIVDSERSFVEDLGQVIKGYLSDWKERACLRYDELKILFSNIEEIYEFNSTLLKQLINSGMDPGKIAKCFIELRERFDVYTTYCTSYPEAISLLTKLLQATHTNALLTSTQKMLQHKLPLGSYLLKPVQRILKYHLLLDNLRKHCDVKEVLQAYEIMRQVARNIDQVKRKLEQQIRVKELSGILDGWLGPELTVLGELRQEGLLMEHNKPRMVFLFDTMLIITKSKEDNRLQFKSYIHQNNLMLSEHLPGEPTSFYVIPYHEPRNQIKLTAKNRDQKRLWAQHIKGVILEKFDNIPNRAKELVYKLGDEEDRTPDKNTWKWSLHSTSTTPVYLERRNQYRRSEIRKCSKFKRKTVTNSTSFDSFNELAENAAREIPTTTTANDLTTAKEGKPLARTNSIDDNMLPALHKLAAVIKNKGKADEAVKSDNADSGSGKEVKHEHTATVKEELSSCIMRDQRRSACASPKSPLFGLKALKERSKSVPRISFQCEDLDEENESLHGSNTNLDARKSKSSKSIEVKQYNHKTIPKRIATLKKQRTGKTKETCKFYMDLSEFDDAPKTELKITESTENLLDEEQVDGSSSAQKDAKTVTQNLDSIQMQLEKQCEELLTTLKKKDADIILDLLKQNKEFERIAKKKQQRKRTEQGGGGSGSGSGSGSAPGSPESPDYPLLNELPPRPPSRSPPPLESESEQAVNDAPQTTPDEEEDAEPIYESLLRNVHVPYKFSPVLGRSVSTQQCKTRERKSPPVPRPESDYVTLVYSPEGALQKVGNEMLAERASSGGTQLRRDAIETPLDQRDSSGSSTSSSTCTLKRDSQSTVINVECASASNISMISNNTSNSHTEAIYARPIPKNLMKRLFSTSAHTAIGMGSKSSHENISSSHNSLLPRARKSIDNIALSFGRSNKPPERRVSDVTEMCRQSILHRQGSEAVGERMAHVDYADPRTLFTVTVNASSDASLQRDSVFSLTSSNDSVCDQKRAASSTLSSDASNSDFVYEDNVEACLENDFRDSAIYSDDNEKRTDYESSDGIKRPNSPPPPPPPARNRTNPELPPKPTGIPRVNINKIASPRKELPAPSPLVSADAHCFAGKSAHIVICPPHLSAAASRSWVLQQIDNFNK, from the exons GCAGCTCCACAGAATTGGCACCATCGCTTTTGGGCATATACGACACCTTGACGAGCGCGCTCGAGGCTAGCAACAAAAATACCAACAataacactaacaacaacaacaataataatagtaatataaaTCAGCACAGCAGCAGtggcgaaaaaataaaaattagtgaaTACGGTGACGACAACGCCTGCAGCATTGATGTGCATGCTAACGGTAATGTAAGCGTTGCAAGCAATCACAGCGACTCACCGACGCTCAGCAATAAGAGTAGTCGCAGTTCAAGTATCAGCGCGGAGGAAAAGTTAAGCGGCGAATATAGTTACCATATAGacggccacaacaacaacattaaaaacaATTGTACTGACAGCAACAGAAATAAGAGTAATTGGCACGCTGTAGGGGAAGAGCAGCAACAACCTTCGCCTTCGCCTTCACCAGCGCTACCAAAGCGACAGTTAAATGAACATTTACCGGTGGCTGAAACTACTTTGAGTGCTTCTACAGACAGCGGATTTGGTGGTGGTCGCAATACCGCACTTGCTTTGCTTAACCTCGCCTATAGCAATAGCCACAACAACAGCTATAACAGCGTTCATAATCACAGCATAAAGCACAGTTATAGTGAGAGTAGTCGTAGTCTCAATTCGCTCTCATCTTCGTCCTCGTGCAGTCAACGCAGTAGCAGCAGCGGTAGCAGTAGCGGCTGTCAAAATAGTCCAACGGGCTCACGCTTGTCACGTGAAACACCAATTCTCCACAGCTCAGGCAGCAGCGGCAGTCTCAACAGTCCCAGCAAGCATCGAAATCAAATACGCATATTGTCACCTAATGTCCAGCGCATAATTACACACTCGGATGCGGAACGCGTGGAAACTGTGGATATAGACGCGCTACAGCAACAACCGGCGCACGTGACGAGTCCACTACAATCGCCAGCGTTGCATCACCGGTACGTGAAGAAAGCACCACCGCCGAGCGCAACTTCAACGCCGAACAGCATACACAAAGTAAAGCTCTCACACATACCGCTCTCTAAGATTACCGGCAAGTTAACGCAGTCAGGTAACGAATTAGTTGAGACCTTCGATTCCAGTTCCGAATACTTAGATGCGCTCAACTTTCACTCGTATTCTGAAGCAAAGCCCGCGCGCTGTCTAAAAAAGCCACCCACGCCGGCTATAGTTTCTATACCGTGTTTGGAAGGTTCTACTGGCGATGGTGAGATTACaccaacaaataaaaataccttAGCCATTAAATCAAACGATTCGCTTGGTGCTTTCAACTTTAGCACCAACTACAAATTATCACTGCCGAATTATGAACGCCAAGAaagtattaaattaattgaaatggaGCAATTGGCTACCACATCGCAAATGTTAACTGCCGCATGTGCACCGCCGCCACCAACCAGCTTGACACAGGCGGTGGAACACCAACAAAATCATaatcacaataataataatataaataacaataataatacctCCACCACGCTCAATACACCACCACCAATACCTTCCAAAGAGTTTATCGCCACTGCACCTTTGTCACCCTCTGATTTTGTAGAGACTTTGAACTATCCGCTAATCACAAAAGACCTCGCGTCACTTACGCTCAGTGAAAAGGACACCATGAACTCATCCATGACAAGCGTTGAACTCATCGAAGCTATTAATAAGCCAGTGATCTCTAAACCTTTAGTGCGCAGCTCGTCAGCAGCTTGCGCCTCAACTGTGTCCGGTTCACCCATGCTCACCTATGCGCGCTCTAAAAGCTTGGCAGCGAAGGCCAATACTTTGGGCGGTGCAGTGCCAATAAAATTGCCCACTGCGCAACAGCTGGAAGAGCTTGAGGAGGCGAGCAAAATGTCGGCGGAGAGTTTGGATCGCCTTACTGATATTAAGTCAAAGTTTTCGCCGAAAGAGTCACGTAAAGGTGGTCCAATGTTACCGGATATTGCCAAACTCAAACATCGTCCACTCTCTTCATCTTCCATTTGCTCAACGTCATCCAGTTCCAGTTCCGGTTCAGACCATCTGAATGGCAAGTTGGCCACATCATATTTGGCGAGTGTTGAAAGTCTGGCCGATCAAAGTGAGAATGAACTTATGGATCCGCATAGTGGTATGAGTGTTTTGGAGCGCGCAATGCTAGAGATAGTCGACTCTGAACGCAGTTTTGTGGAGGATTTGGGCCAGGTCATAAAAGG ttatcTTTCGGATTGGAAGGAACGTGCCTGCCTACGTTATGACGAACTGAAAATACTCTTCTCAAACATTGAAGAGATTTATGAGTTCAACTCAACGCTCCTGAAGCAGTTAATCAACTCTGGTATGGACCCAGGAAAAATAGCGAAATGTTTTATAGAATTGCGCGAAAGATTTGATGTATACACAACATATTG TACAAGTTATCCTGAAGCCATATCACTGCTGACCAAACTGTTACAGGCCACACACACCAACGCACTGCTGACGTCCAcacaaaaaatgttgcaacacaAATTGCCACTCGGCTCATATTTGCTGAAGCCAGTGCAACGTATACTTAAATATCATCTGCTATTGGAC AACCTTCGTAAGCATTGCGATGTGAAGGAAGTGTTGCAAGCCTACGAAATCATGCGACAAGTGGCGCGTAATATCGATCAGGTGAAGCGTAAGTTGGAGCAACAAATAAGAGTTAAAGAACTATCTGGTATATTGGACGGTTGGTTGGGACCAG AACTCACCGTTTTGGGCGAACTCCGCCAAGAGGGTCTCCTCATGGAGCACAATAAACCACGCATGGTCTTCCTTTTCGACACAATGCTGATCATTACCAAGTCCAAAGAGGACAATCGTCTGCAATTCAAAAGTTACATACAC CAAAATAATCTAATGCTAAGCGAACATTTACCCGGCGAACCGACGAGCTTTTATGTAATACCCTACCATGAGCCGCGTAATCAAATCAAATTGACAGCCAAAAATCGTGACCAGAAACGTCTCTGGGCGCAACACATTAAAGGAGTCATACTCGAAAAATTCGACAACATACCAAATCGCGCTAAGGAGTTGGTCTACAAGTTGGGCGATGAGGAAG ATCGCACACCGGATAAGAACACTTGGAAGTGGAGTCTACATTCGACTTCGACAACTCCCGTTTACTTGGAGCGACGCAATCAATACCGACGCAGCGAGATACGCAAATGTTCGAAATTCAAACGGAAGACCGTCACCAATTCCACATCTTTCGATAGTTTCAATGAGCTAGCCGAAAATGCAGCACGAGAAATACCAACTACAACAACTGCAAATGATTTGACGACAGCAAAAGAAGGCAAACCACTGGCACGCACCAACAGCATTGACGATAACATGTTGCCCGCGTTGCATAAACTCGCCGCAGTCATTAAGAATAAAGGCAAAGCCGATGAGGCTGTGAAGTCTGATAACGCGGATAGCGGCAGCGGCAAGGAGGTGAAACATGAGCACACTGCAACGGTGAAGGAGGAACTGAGTAGCTGCATAATGCGTGATCAACGACGCAGCGCATGCGCTTCGCCCAAGTCACCGCTATTCGGTTTGAAGGCGCTGAAAGAACGCAGCAAATCGGTGCCACGCATTAGTTTCCAATGTGAAGATTTAGATGAGGAAAACGAGTCGCTGCACGGCAGCAATACCAATCTCGATGCGCGCAAATCGAAGTCGAGCAAGTCAATTGAGGTGAAGCAATACAATCACAAGACAATACCCAAACGAATTGCGACATTGAAGAAGCAACGCACTGGCAAAACAAAGGAAACCTGCAAGTTCTACATGGATTTGAGTGAATTTGATGATGCGCCCAAAACTGAGCTAAAGATTACGGAGTCCACAGAAAATCTACTAGATGAGGAACAAGTGGATGGCAGCAGCAGCGCGCAGAAGGATGCAAAAACGGTTACGCAAAATCTAGACAGTATACAAATGCAGCTGGAGAAACAATGCGAGGAGTTGCTGACAACGTTAAAGAAGAAAGACGCTGATATAATATTGGATCTACTGAAGCAGAATAAGGAGTTCGAGCGTATAGCAAAGAAGAAACAGCAACGCAAACGCACAGAGCAGGGTGGTGGTGGTAGTGGCAGCGGCAGTGGCAGTGGTAGCGCGCCAGGCAGTCCTGAGTCGCCAGACTATCCGCTACTCAATGAGTTACCGCCGCGCCCGCCTTCGCGCTCACCGCCGCCACTCGAATCTGAGAGTGAACAAGCCGTCAACGACGCGCCCCAAACAACGCCAGACGAAGAAGAAGACGCAGAGCCTATTTATGAGTCACTGCTGCGCAATGTACATGTGCCGTATAAATTCTCGCCGGTGCTGGGACGTTCGGTATCAACGCAGCAGTGCAAGACGCGCGAGCGCAAATCACCACCAGTGCCGCGTCCGGAATCAGATTATGTCACACTAGTTTACTCACCAGAAGGCGCGCTACAAAAAGTTGGCAACGAAATGCTGGCAGAGCGCGCTAGCAGCGGTGGGACCCAATTGCGTCGTGATGCCATTGAAACGCCGCTAGATCAACGCGACAGCTCTGGCTCGTCCACGTCTTCCTCGACCTGCACGCTAAAACGCGATAGTCAAAGTACAGTCATCAATGTTGAGTGCGCTTCAGCGAGCAATATTTCAATGATCTCCAACAACACCAGCAATTCGCACACTGAAGCTATCTATGCGCGCCCAATACCAAAGAATCTAATGAAGCGTTTATTTAGCACCAGCGCACACACCGCCATCGGTATGGGCAGCAAATCTTCACATGAGAATATATCCTCGTCACACAATTCTTTATTGCCGCGTGCGCGCAAATCCATCGATAATATAGCGCTCAGCTTTGGACGCTCGAACAAGCCGCCCGAGCGACGCGTCTCCGATGTAACCGAAATGTGTCGTCAGAGCATACTACACCGGCAGGGTAGTGAAGCGGTGGGCGAACGCATGGCACACGTCGACTACGCCGATCCGCGTACACTCTTCACAGTCACCGTCAACGCTAGCTCAGATGCATCGCTGCAGCGCGATTCCGTCTTCTCGCTCACATCCTCCAATGACAGCGTTTGCGATCAGAAACGCGCCGCCAGTTCAACGCTAAGCAGCGATGCCAGCAACTCCGATTTTGTATACGAAGATAATGTGGAGGCTTGTCTGGAGAATGATTTTCGTGATTCGGCCATTTATAGTGATGATAATGAGAAGCGCACAGATTATGAGTCCAGCGATGGCATTAAGCGTCCCAACAGtccaccaccgccgccgccaccgGCGCGCAATCGCACCAATCCCGAGTTGCCGCCCAAGCCAACTGGCATACCGCGCGTCAACATCAATAAAATTGCGTCGCCGCGCAAGGAATTGCCAGCGCCTTCACCGTTAGTTAGCGCCGATGCGCATTGCTTTGCTGGTAAAAGTGCGCATATTGTTATCTGCCCGCCGCACTTGAGCGCGGCGGCGTCGCGCAGTTGGGTGTTGCAGCAGATCGATAATTTTAATAAGTAA
- the GEFmeso gene encoding uncharacterized protein GEFmeso isoform X3 — MDIESDDSERWEDFFGSSTELAPSLLGIYDTLTSALEASNKNTNNNTNNNNNNNSNINQHSSSGEKIKISEYGDDNACSIDVHANGNVSVASNHSDSPTLSNKSSRSSSISAEEKLSGEYSYHIDGHNNNIKNNCTDSNRNKSNWHAVGEEQQQPSPSPSPALPKRQLNEHLPVAETTLSASTDSGFGGGRNTALALLNLAYSNSHNNSYNSVHNHSIKHSYSESSRSLNSLSSSSSCSQRSSSSGSSSGCQNSPTGSRLSRETPILHSSGSSGSLNSPSKHRNQIRILSPNVQRIITHSDAERVETVDIDALQQQPAHVTSPLQSPALHHRYVKKAPPPSATSTPNSIHKVKLSHIPLSKITGKLTQSGNELVETFDSSSEYLDALNFHSYSEAKPARCLKKPPTPAIVSIPCLEGSTGDGEITPTNKNTLAIKSNDSLGAFNFSTNYKLSLPNYERQESIKLIEMEQLATTSQMLTAACAPPPPTSLTQAVEHQQNHNHNNNNINNNNNTSTTLNTPPPIPSKEFIATAPLSPSDFVETLNYPLITKDLASLTLSEKDTMNSSMTSVELIEAINKPVISKPLVRSSSAACASTVSGSPMLTYARSKSLAAKANTLGGAVPIKLPTAQQLEELEEASKMSAESLDRLTDIKSKFSPKESRKGGPMLPDIAKLKHRPLSSSSICSTSSSSSSGSDHLNGKLATSYLASVESLADQSENELMDPHSGMSVLERAMLEIVDSERSFVEDLGQVIKGYLSDWKERACLRYDELKILFSNIEEIYEFNSTLLKQLINSGMDPGKIAKCFIELRERFDVYTTYCTSYPEAISLLTKLLQATHTNALLTSTQKMLQHKLPLGSYLLKPVQRILKYHLLLDNLRKHCDVKEVLQAYEIMRQVARNIDQVKRKLEQQIRVKELSGILDGWLGPELTVLGELRQEGLLMEHNKPRMVFLFDTMLIITKSKEDNRLQFKSYIHQNNLMLSEHLPGEPTSFYVIPYHEPRNQIKLTAKNRDQKRLWAQHIKGVILEKFDNIPNRAKELVYKLGDEEDRTPDKNTWKWSLHSTSTTPVYLERRNQYRRSEIRKCSKFKRKTVTNSTSFDSFNELAENAAREIPTTTTANDLTTAKEGKPLARTNSIDDNMLPALHKLAAVIKNKGKADEAVKSDNADSGSGKEVKHEHTATVKEELSSCIMRDQRRSACASPKSPLFGLKALKERSKSVPRISFQCEDLDEENESLHGSNTNLDARKSKSSKSIEVKQYNHKTIPKRIATLKKQRTGKTKETCKFYMDLSEFDDAPKTELKITESTENLLDEEQVDGSSSAQKDAKTVTQNLDSIQMQLEKQCEELLTTLKKKDADIILDLLKQNKEFERIAKKKQQRKRTEQGGGGSGSGSGSGSAPGSPESPDYPLLNELPPRPPSRSPPPLESESEQAVNDAPQTTPDEEEDAEPIYESLLRNVHVPYKFSPVLGRSVSTQQCKTRERKSPPVPRPESDYVTLVYSPEGALQKVGNEMLAERASSGGTQLRRDAIETPLDQRDSSGSSTSSSTCTLKRDSQSTVINVECASASNISMISNNTSNSHTEAIYARPIPKNLMKRLFSTSAHTAIGMGSKSSHENISSSHNSLLPRARKSIDNIALSFGRSNKPPERRVSDVTEMCRQSILHRQGSEAVGERMAHVDYADPRTLFTVTVNASSDASLQRDSVFSLTSSNDSVCDQKRAASSTLSSDASNSDFVYEDNVEACLENDFRDSAIYSDDNEKRTDYESSDGIKRPNSPPPPPPPARNRTNPELPPKPTGIPRVNINKIASPRKELPAPSPLVSADAHCFAGKSAHIVICPPHLSAAASRSWVLQQIDNFNK, encoded by the exons GCAGCTCCACAGAATTGGCACCATCGCTTTTGGGCATATACGACACCTTGACGAGCGCGCTCGAGGCTAGCAACAAAAATACCAACAataacactaacaacaacaacaataataatagtaatataaaTCAGCACAGCAGCAGtggcgaaaaaataaaaattagtgaaTACGGTGACGACAACGCCTGCAGCATTGATGTGCATGCTAACGGTAATGTAAGCGTTGCAAGCAATCACAGCGACTCACCGACGCTCAGCAATAAGAGTAGTCGCAGTTCAAGTATCAGCGCGGAGGAAAAGTTAAGCGGCGAATATAGTTACCATATAGacggccacaacaacaacattaaaaacaATTGTACTGACAGCAACAGAAATAAGAGTAATTGGCACGCTGTAGGGGAAGAGCAGCAACAACCTTCGCCTTCGCCTTCACCAGCGCTACCAAAGCGACAGTTAAATGAACATTTACCGGTGGCTGAAACTACTTTGAGTGCTTCTACAGACAGCGGATTTGGTGGTGGTCGCAATACCGCACTTGCTTTGCTTAACCTCGCCTATAGCAATAGCCACAACAACAGCTATAACAGCGTTCATAATCACAGCATAAAGCACAGTTATAGTGAGAGTAGTCGTAGTCTCAATTCGCTCTCATCTTCGTCCTCGTGCAGTCAACGCAGTAGCAGCAGCGGTAGCAGTAGCGGCTGTCAAAATAGTCCAACGGGCTCACGCTTGTCACGTGAAACACCAATTCTCCACAGCTCAGGCAGCAGCGGCAGTCTCAACAGTCCCAGCAAGCATCGAAATCAAATACGCATATTGTCACCTAATGTCCAGCGCATAATTACACACTCGGATGCGGAACGCGTGGAAACTGTGGATATAGACGCGCTACAGCAACAACCGGCGCACGTGACGAGTCCACTACAATCGCCAGCGTTGCATCACCGGTACGTGAAGAAAGCACCACCGCCGAGCGCAACTTCAACGCCGAACAGCATACACAAAGTAAAGCTCTCACACATACCGCTCTCTAAGATTACCGGCAAGTTAACGCAGTCAGGTAACGAATTAGTTGAGACCTTCGATTCCAGTTCCGAATACTTAGATGCGCTCAACTTTCACTCGTATTCTGAAGCAAAGCCCGCGCGCTGTCTAAAAAAGCCACCCACGCCGGCTATAGTTTCTATACCGTGTTTGGAAGGTTCTACTGGCGATGGTGAGATTACaccaacaaataaaaataccttAGCCATTAAATCAAACGATTCGCTTGGTGCTTTCAACTTTAGCACCAACTACAAATTATCACTGCCGAATTATGAACGCCAAGAaagtattaaattaattgaaatggaGCAATTGGCTACCACATCGCAAATGTTAACTGCCGCATGTGCACCGCCGCCACCAACCAGCTTGACACAGGCGGTGGAACACCAACAAAATCATaatcacaataataataatataaataacaataataatacctCCACCACGCTCAATACACCACCACCAATACCTTCCAAAGAGTTTATCGCCACTGCACCTTTGTCACCCTCTGATTTTGTAGAGACTTTGAACTATCCGCTAATCACAAAAGACCTCGCGTCACTTACGCTCAGTGAAAAGGACACCATGAACTCATCCATGACAAGCGTTGAACTCATCGAAGCTATTAATAAGCCAGTGATCTCTAAACCTTTAGTGCGCAGCTCGTCAGCAGCTTGCGCCTCAACTGTGTCCGGTTCACCCATGCTCACCTATGCGCGCTCTAAAAGCTTGGCAGCGAAGGCCAATACTTTGGGCGGTGCAGTGCCAATAAAATTGCCCACTGCGCAACAGCTGGAAGAGCTTGAGGAGGCGAGCAAAATGTCGGCGGAGAGTTTGGATCGCCTTACTGATATTAAGTCAAAGTTTTCGCCGAAAGAGTCACGTAAAGGTGGTCCAATGTTACCGGATATTGCCAAACTCAAACATCGTCCACTCTCTTCATCTTCCATTTGCTCAACGTCATCCAGTTCCAGTTCCGGTTCAGACCATCTGAATGGCAAGTTGGCCACATCATATTTGGCGAGTGTTGAAAGTCTGGCCGATCAAAGTGAGAATGAACTTATGGATCCGCATAGTGGTATGAGTGTTTTGGAGCGCGCAATGCTAGAGATAGTCGACTCTGAACGCAGTTTTGTGGAGGATTTGGGCCAGGTCATAAAAGG ttatcTTTCGGATTGGAAGGAACGTGCCTGCCTACGTTATGACGAACTGAAAATACTCTTCTCAAACATTGAAGAGATTTATGAGTTCAACTCAACGCTCCTGAAGCAGTTAATCAACTCTGGTATGGACCCAGGAAAAATAGCGAAATGTTTTATAGAATTGCGCGAAAGATTTGATGTATACACAACATATTG TACAAGTTATCCTGAAGCCATATCACTGCTGACCAAACTGTTACAGGCCACACACACCAACGCACTGCTGACGTCCAcacaaaaaatgttgcaacacaAATTGCCACTCGGCTCATATTTGCTGAAGCCAGTGCAACGTATACTTAAATATCATCTGCTATTGGAC AACCTTCGTAAGCATTGCGATGTGAAGGAAGTGTTGCAAGCCTACGAAATCATGCGACAAGTGGCGCGTAATATCGATCAGGTGAAGCGTAAGTTGGAGCAACAAATAAGAGTTAAAGAACTATCTGGTATATTGGACGGTTGGTTGGGACCAG AACTCACCGTTTTGGGCGAACTCCGCCAAGAGGGTCTCCTCATGGAGCACAATAAACCACGCATGGTCTTCCTTTTCGACACAATGCTGATCATTACCAAGTCCAAAGAGGACAATCGTCTGCAATTCAAAAGTTACATACAC CAAAATAATCTAATGCTAAGCGAACATTTACCCGGCGAACCGACGAGCTTTTATGTAATACCCTACCATGAGCCGCGTAATCAAATCAAATTGACAGCCAAAAATCGTGACCAGAAACGTCTCTGGGCGCAACACATTAAAGGAGTCATACTCGAAAAATTCGACAACATACCAAATCGCGCTAAGGAGTTGGTCTACAAGTTGGGCGATGAGGAAG ATCGCACACCGGATAAGAACACTTGGAAGTGGAGTCTACATTCGACTTCGACAACTCCCGTTTACTTGGAGCGACGCAATCAATACCGACGCAGCGAGATACGCAAATGTTCGAAATTCAAACGGAAGACCGTCACCAATTCCACATCTTTCGATAGTTTCAATGAGCTAGCCGAAAATGCAGCACGAGAAATACCAACTACAACAACTGCAAATGATTTGACGACAGCAAAAGAAGGCAAACCACTGGCACGCACCAACAGCATTGACGATAACATGTTGCCCGCGTTGCATAAACTCGCCGCAGTCATTAAGAATAAAGGCAAAGCCGATGAGGCTGTGAAGTCTGATAACGCGGATAGCGGCAGCGGCAAGGAGGTGAAACATGAGCACACTGCAACGGTGAAGGAGGAACTGAGTAGCTGCATAATGCGTGATCAACGACGCAGCGCATGCGCTTCGCCCAAGTCACCGCTATTCGGTTTGAAGGCGCTGAAAGAACGCAGCAAATCGGTGCCACGCATTAGTTTCCAATGTGAAGATTTAGATGAGGAAAACGAGTCGCTGCACGGCAGCAATACCAATCTCGATGCGCGCAAATCGAAGTCGAGCAAGTCAATTGAGGTGAAGCAATACAATCACAAGACAATACCCAAACGAATTGCGACATTGAAGAAGCAACGCACTGGCAAAACAAAGGAAACCTGCAAGTTCTACATGGATTTGAGTGAATTTGATGATGCGCCCAAAACTGAGCTAAAGATTACGGAGTCCACAGAAAATCTACTAGATGAGGAACAAGTGGATGGCAGCAGCAGCGCGCAGAAGGATGCAAAAACGGTTACGCAAAATCTAGACAGTATACAAATGCAGCTGGAGAAACAATGCGAGGAGTTGCTGACAACGTTAAAGAAGAAAGACGCTGATATAATATTGGATCTACTGAAGCAGAATAAGGAGTTCGAGCGTATAGCAAAGAAGAAACAGCAACGCAAACGCACAGAGCAGGGTGGTGGTGGTAGTGGCAGCGGCAGTGGCAGTGGTAGCGCGCCAGGCAGTCCTGAGTCGCCAGACTATCCGCTACTCAATGAGTTACCGCCGCGCCCGCCTTCGCGCTCACCGCCGCCACTCGAATCTGAGAGTGAACAAGCCGTCAACGACGCGCCCCAAACAACGCCAGACGAAGAAGAAGACGCAGAGCCTATTTATGAGTCACTGCTGCGCAATGTACATGTGCCGTATAAATTCTCGCCGGTGCTGGGACGTTCGGTATCAACGCAGCAGTGCAAGACGCGCGAGCGCAAATCACCACCAGTGCCGCGTCCGGAATCAGATTATGTCACACTAGTTTACTCACCAGAAGGCGCGCTACAAAAAGTTGGCAACGAAATGCTGGCAGAGCGCGCTAGCAGCGGTGGGACCCAATTGCGTCGTGATGCCATTGAAACGCCGCTAGATCAACGCGACAGCTCTGGCTCGTCCACGTCTTCCTCGACCTGCACGCTAAAACGCGATAGTCAAAGTACAGTCATCAATGTTGAGTGCGCTTCAGCGAGCAATATTTCAATGATCTCCAACAACACCAGCAATTCGCACACTGAAGCTATCTATGCGCGCCCAATACCAAAGAATCTAATGAAGCGTTTATTTAGCACCAGCGCACACACCGCCATCGGTATGGGCAGCAAATCTTCACATGAGAATATATCCTCGTCACACAATTCTTTATTGCCGCGTGCGCGCAAATCCATCGATAATATAGCGCTCAGCTTTGGACGCTCGAACAAGCCGCCCGAGCGACGCGTCTCCGATGTAACCGAAATGTGTCGTCAGAGCATACTACACCGGCAGGGTAGTGAAGCGGTGGGCGAACGCATGGCACACGTCGACTACGCCGATCCGCGTACACTCTTCACAGTCACCGTCAACGCTAGCTCAGATGCATCGCTGCAGCGCGATTCCGTCTTCTCGCTCACATCCTCCAATGACAGCGTTTGCGATCAGAAACGCGCCGCCAGTTCAACGCTAAGCAGCGATGCCAGCAACTCCGATTTTGTATACGAAGATAATGTGGAGGCTTGTCTGGAGAATGATTTTCGTGATTCGGCCATTTATAGTGATGATAATGAGAAGCGCACAGATTATGAGTCCAGCGATGGCATTAAGCGTCCCAACAGtccaccaccgccgccgccaccgGCGCGCAATCGCACCAATCCCGAGTTGCCGCCCAAGCCAACTGGCATACCGCGCGTCAACATCAATAAAATTGCGTCGCCGCGCAAGGAATTGCCAGCGCCTTCACCGTTAGTTAGCGCCGATGCGCATTGCTTTGCTGGTAAAAGTGCGCATATTGTTATCTGCCCGCCGCACTTGAGCGCGGCGGCGTCGCGCAGTTGGGTGTTGCAGCAGATCGATAATTTTAATAAGTAA